A window of Sulfurovum riftiae contains these coding sequences:
- the metH gene encoding methionine synthase has product MSVTETIKNLLKERILVIDGAMGTQIQDLEVPKEAWIDDKGREQEGCNELLNDTAPEIIGRIHKRYAMAGADLIKTNTFGTMPWVLDEYQMGERAYELSKKGAQLVKEICEEYGTKDSPKFVLGSIGPGTKLPSLGHIHYDEMYEGYKLCALGLIDGGCDVFLLETCQDPLQIKAAIHACQDACTERQVEVPVMVSVTIELSGSMLIGTDATTIVTILEPFDILSLGFNCGTGPDQVKKHLKTLSELCSIPISIHANAGLPQNRGGYTYYPMGPDEFTQKQLEFTEFDGVSFLGGCCGTTPQHIQALKKAVETIKPKAPTGSIEPSIASLFNTVELFQKPAPLLIGERSNATGSKAFRELIIAGDYEGTLTVGQAQVRDGAHCLDVNVEFAGRDGATDMAAVMELYNQKIPLPLMPDATRVTTMEAALKCIGGKPIINSVNLEDGEEKLDAICQLAKKYGAALVCLTIDETGMAKTTETKLAQAERIYDLCVNRHGIDPRNLIFDMLTFTVGSGDLEYRDAAIQTLEAIRELHKRHPEVGSTLGLSNISFGLDKNARVYLNSVFLHHCIQAGMTSVIINVKHIVPMAKMSQEDIDICEELLFHPDDNSLFKFIEHFSDKTLDEGATDEEYEAMSSEEKIAKLLLDGDKERMIPLVEEARKEIDPDRIVNEILIDAMKVVGELFGSGQMQLPFVLQSAETMKTTVDYLNPYLTKQEKETDTTLVIGTVKGDVHDVGKNLVDIILSNNGFKVINVGIKTELQQYLDVMNDKKIQAIGMSGLLVKSTAVMKDNLEAMAEMGLEIPVLLGGAALTRSFVDDFCRPIYKGPIFYCRDAFDGVIAMSRIEKYNEDPSVGLDTRLAGDMVEREKKKEKKEVVIPPFEEIKMPEPVPVPTPPFWGRRVLQKKDLDLDMVFDWVNKKTVIKMHWGYKSKGMEKEAYQKLLDETVYPAYERLKREFIDNDLFDPTIIYGYYPVRSNDRELLVFPENEGWNVDENANREPFKEVVGRAEYVFSFPRQGRKPYRALSDFFRHERHDVLPITCVSAGAKFSVYEKELYDAGKYLEYNMVHGFSVELAEALAEVAHKQIRMDLGILREDEGATLRDVRMNRYQGARYSFGYPACPDLEQSRIIFDLLKPEEFGIELSETFQIHPEQSTTALVVHHPKATYYAV; this is encoded by the coding sequence TTGTCTGTCACAGAAACGATCAAAAATCTTTTAAAAGAGCGTATACTTGTCATTGACGGTGCTATGGGTACCCAGATACAGGACCTTGAAGTGCCCAAAGAAGCATGGATCGATGACAAAGGAAGAGAGCAGGAGGGGTGTAACGAACTTCTGAACGATACTGCACCCGAGATCATCGGTCGGATCCATAAGCGTTATGCAATGGCTGGGGCAGACCTTATTAAGACCAATACGTTCGGGACTATGCCGTGGGTGCTTGATGAGTACCAAATGGGGGAACGTGCCTATGAACTCTCGAAAAAGGGTGCTCAGCTGGTCAAGGAGATCTGTGAAGAGTATGGCACAAAGGACTCTCCAAAATTCGTACTGGGTTCCATTGGTCCTGGAACGAAGCTGCCTTCTCTGGGGCACATCCATTATGATGAGATGTATGAAGGGTACAAGCTCTGTGCTTTGGGGCTCATAGACGGAGGGTGTGATGTTTTCTTGCTGGAAACCTGCCAGGATCCGCTGCAGATAAAAGCAGCTATTCATGCCTGCCAGGATGCCTGTACTGAGCGTCAGGTCGAAGTACCAGTGATGGTCTCTGTAACCATCGAGCTGAGCGGCTCAATGCTTATCGGTACGGATGCCACAACGATTGTTACGATCCTTGAACCCTTTGACATTCTCTCTTTGGGATTCAACTGCGGTACCGGTCCGGATCAGGTAAAAAAACATCTCAAGACACTGAGCGAACTCTGCAGTATTCCCATCTCCATCCATGCCAATGCGGGACTGCCGCAGAACCGCGGCGGATATACCTACTATCCGATGGGCCCCGATGAGTTCACGCAGAAACAGCTGGAGTTCACGGAGTTTGACGGTGTGAGTTTTCTCGGAGGCTGCTGCGGTACGACGCCACAGCATATCCAGGCACTTAAAAAAGCCGTAGAGACCATCAAGCCCAAAGCACCGACCGGTTCTATCGAGCCTTCCATTGCCTCGCTTTTCAATACAGTGGAGCTTTTTCAGAAACCGGCACCGCTGCTCATTGGTGAGCGGAGTAATGCCACAGGTTCCAAAGCTTTCAGAGAGCTGATCATTGCGGGAGATTATGAGGGAACCTTGACCGTAGGACAGGCGCAGGTTCGTGACGGGGCGCACTGTCTCGATGTGAACGTTGAGTTTGCAGGGCGTGACGGGGCGACCGATATGGCAGCGGTCATGGAGCTTTACAACCAGAAGATACCACTGCCGCTGATGCCAGATGCCACACGTGTGACTACGATGGAAGCAGCACTCAAATGCATCGGTGGAAAGCCCATCATCAACTCGGTCAACCTCGAGGATGGTGAAGAGAAGCTCGATGCCATCTGCCAGTTGGCGAAGAAGTACGGTGCGGCACTGGTCTGTCTGACCATCGATGAGACAGGTATGGCCAAAACGACCGAGACCAAGCTGGCACAGGCAGAGCGTATCTACGATCTTTGTGTCAACCGTCACGGTATCGATCCGCGAAACCTTATTTTCGATATGCTGACCTTTACGGTCGGATCGGGTGACCTGGAGTACCGTGATGCGGCCATACAGACCCTTGAGGCGATACGTGAACTGCATAAGCGGCATCCTGAAGTGGGCTCCACCCTTGGGCTTTCGAACATCTCCTTCGGACTGGACAAGAATGCAAGGGTTTATCTGAACTCGGTCTTCCTGCATCACTGTATACAGGCGGGGATGACCTCGGTGATCATCAATGTCAAGCATATCGTTCCTATGGCGAAGATGAGCCAGGAAGATATTGATATTTGTGAAGAGCTGCTTTTCCATCCCGATGACAACTCCCTTTTCAAGTTCATCGAACACTTCTCGGACAAGACACTCGATGAGGGTGCCACGGATGAAGAGTATGAAGCGATGAGCAGTGAAGAGAAGATCGCCAAACTTCTGCTTGACGGAGACAAAGAGCGGATGATCCCTCTGGTCGAAGAGGCACGCAAAGAGATCGATCCGGACAGGATCGTCAACGAGATCCTTATCGATGCGATGAAGGTGGTCGGTGAGCTTTTCGGTTCGGGACAGATGCAGCTGCCCTTCGTACTCCAGTCGGCAGAAACGATGAAGACAACAGTGGATTATCTCAACCCCTACCTGACGAAACAGGAGAAGGAGACTGATACTACACTGGTCATCGGAACAGTAAAAGGAGATGTCCACGATGTGGGCAAGAACCTTGTCGACATCATTCTGAGCAACAACGGTTTCAAGGTCATCAATGTCGGTATCAAGACAGAGCTTCAGCAGTATCTGGATGTCATGAATGACAAGAAGATACAGGCCATAGGGATGAGCGGTCTTCTGGTCAAATCCACTGCCGTGATGAAGGACAATCTTGAAGCGATGGCAGAGATGGGACTGGAGATACCGGTTCTCCTCGGTGGTGCGGCACTGACTCGCTCTTTTGTTGATGACTTCTGCCGTCCCATCTACAAAGGGCCTATCTTCTACTGCCGTGATGCCTTTGACGGGGTGATTGCCATGAGCCGTATAGAGAAGTATAATGAAGATCCTTCTGTCGGTCTCGATACAAGACTGGCAGGCGATATGGTGGAGAGAGAAAAGAAGAAAGAGAAAAAAGAGGTGGTCATCCCTCCTTTCGAAGAGATCAAGATGCCTGAACCGGTCCCTGTTCCCACCCCGCCGTTCTGGGGGAGAAGGGTCCTTCAGAAAAAGGACCTCGACTTGGATATGGTCTTTGACTGGGTCAACAAGAAGACGGTCATCAAGATGCACTGGGGCTATAAGAGCAAAGGTATGGAGAAAGAAGCCTACCAGAAACTGCTTGATGAAACGGTTTACCCTGCCTATGAACGGCTCAAAAGAGAATTCATAGACAATGATCTTTTCGATCCGACGATCATTTACGGCTATTACCCGGTACGAAGCAATGACCGTGAATTGCTGGTTTTTCCTGAAAATGAAGGTTGGAATGTAGACGAGAACGCGAACAGGGAACCGTTCAAAGAGGTGGTAGGCAGAGCGGAATATGTCTTCTCCTTTCCCAGACAGGGACGCAAACCCTACCGGGCGCTCAGTGATTTCTTCCGCCATGAAAGGCATGATGTCCTGCCGATCACCTGTGTGAGTGCCGGAGCAAAATTCTCTGTCTATGAGAAGGAGTTGTATGATGCCGGCAAATACCTTGAGTACAACATGGTGCACGGTTTCTCGGTAGAGCTTGCAGAAGCCCTGGCAGAAGTGGCACACAAGCAGATACGTATGGACCTCGGTATTCTGAGGGAAGATGAGGGGGCTACGCTGCGTGATGTACGGATGAACCGCTACCAGGGAGCCAGATACTCCTTCGGTTACCCGGCATGTCCCGACTTGGAACAAAGCCGTATCATCTTCGACCTGCTCAAGCCAGAAGAGTTCGGTATCGAACTTAGCGAAACCTTCCAGATACATCCGGAACAGAGTACGACGGCACTGGTGGTGCATCACCCTAAAGCAACCTATTACGCGGTTTAA
- a CDS encoding ABC-F family ATP-binding cassette domain-containing protein encodes MIQLTNLSKSFGGQTLFKNLNLKVTAHQKIGLIGRNGTGKSTLFKLILGEESYDEGEISIPKNYRIGTLRQHLEFSKPTVEEECAQVLPEDEQYNFYKIEKILFGLGFTAEDLQKDPLSFSGGYQIRINLAKLLATEPNMLLLDEPTNYLDLLSLRWLKQFIRDFDGEVILITHDREFMDAVTTHTMGIQRKGLFMVQGGTKKYYETLALQDETYEKTRLNQEKKRKELEEFIARNKARASTAALAQSKVKILEKMEEMDELESESSLSFRFNYKETPAKILFRAEDLGFGYDPEHPLFEHLTFALENGKTLAIIGKNGKGKSTLLNYIAGELPQQQGTLSFHPATAMVHFGQTNIERLNTKHTIIDEITSVDKKIGMAEVRAICGTMMFSGELADKKIEVLSGGERSRVMLGKIIATPANLLLLDEPTNHLDMQSIDSLCDAIDSFEGSTIMVTHSEMLLRRLADALIIFHKGGAEYFEGSYDDFLEKIGWEEEEGTVKPKKQKPKLDKKERKKRRTAIIEEKAREAKPSRDEIKFCEKRLEELEVLEEEQNSALEAASNSADNSAMIEHSKAVAETQTEIENLFERLEVATEALEEINAKYDEKLAELE; translated from the coding sequence ATGATACAACTCACGAACCTCTCCAAAAGTTTTGGAGGGCAAACACTCTTCAAGAACCTCAATCTCAAGGTCACAGCACATCAGAAGATCGGTCTTATCGGACGCAACGGAACAGGAAAATCAACACTCTTCAAGCTCATTCTGGGGGAAGAGAGTTACGACGAAGGGGAGATCAGCATTCCCAAGAATTACCGCATCGGTACACTTCGGCAGCATCTTGAGTTCAGCAAGCCCACTGTAGAAGAGGAGTGTGCACAGGTACTCCCCGAAGATGAGCAGTACAATTTCTACAAAATAGAAAAAATCCTTTTTGGTCTGGGTTTCACGGCAGAAGACCTGCAGAAAGACCCATTGAGCTTTTCTGGAGGGTACCAGATACGTATCAACCTGGCAAAACTGCTTGCGACAGAACCCAACATGCTTCTGCTCGATGAGCCCACCAACTACCTCGACCTCCTCTCTTTGCGCTGGCTCAAACAGTTCATCCGTGACTTCGACGGTGAGGTCATACTCATTACACACGACCGGGAGTTCATGGATGCCGTGACCACACATACCATGGGCATACAGCGAAAGGGACTCTTCATGGTCCAGGGCGGTACAAAAAAGTACTACGAGACACTGGCACTTCAGGATGAGACCTATGAAAAAACTCGTCTCAACCAGGAGAAGAAACGTAAGGAGCTTGAAGAGTTCATCGCCCGGAACAAAGCCAGAGCTTCTACCGCTGCACTGGCACAGTCCAAAGTGAAGATACTCGAAAAGATGGAAGAGATGGATGAACTCGAGAGTGAAAGTTCCCTCTCTTTCAGATTCAACTACAAAGAGACACCGGCAAAGATCCTTTTCCGGGCAGAGGACCTTGGTTTCGGCTACGATCCGGAGCATCCCCTCTTCGAACATCTTACGTTTGCTCTCGAGAACGGAAAGACCCTGGCGATCATAGGAAAGAACGGCAAGGGTAAATCGACCCTGCTCAACTACATCGCAGGTGAATTGCCGCAGCAGCAGGGTACACTTTCCTTCCACCCTGCCACGGCCATGGTGCACTTCGGACAGACCAACATCGAACGGCTCAACACCAAACATACCATCATCGACGAGATCACTTCCGTAGACAAGAAAATAGGCATGGCCGAAGTACGTGCCATCTGCGGGACCATGATGTTCTCAGGCGAGCTTGCAGACAAGAAGATAGAGGTACTCTCAGGAGGAGAGCGAAGCCGTGTGATGCTCGGCAAGATCATCGCCACCCCTGCCAATCTTCTCCTCCTCGATGAGCCTACCAACCACCTTGACATGCAGTCCATCGATTCACTCTGTGATGCCATCGACAGCTTTGAGGGCTCCACCATTATGGTCACCCACTCGGAGATGCTGCTTCGCAGACTGGCCGATGCACTCATTATCTTCCACAAAGGCGGTGCCGAGTACTTTGAAGGAAGCTATGACGATTTCCTTGAAAAGATAGGCTGGGAAGAGGAAGAGGGAACAGTCAAACCAAAAAAACAGAAACCGAAACTTGACAAAAAAGAGCGAAAGAAACGCCGTACCGCGATCATAGAAGAGAAAGCAAGAGAGGCAAAGCCTTCCAGGGACGAGATAAAATTCTGTGAAAAGAGACTCGAAGAACTTGAAGTGCTCGAAGAGGAGCAGAACAGTGCTCTGGAAGCAGCCTCAAATTCCGCAGACAACTCCGCCATGATAGAACATTCCAAAGCTGTAGCAGAAACTCAGACAGAGATAGAAAACCTGTTTGAAAGGTTGGAAGTTGCGACCGAAGCATTGGAAGAGATCAATGCAAAATACGATGAGAAATTGGCGGAGTTGGAATAA
- a CDS encoding cytochrome b/b6 domain-containing protein — translation MQKWSLNFRLWHWINALVVMGLIGTVLLRKSFLSWRTNSEIIVQKLTEQGIDIVAEEAKIVAKAIRAPMWEWHIILGYALAALVVWRILLFFTQSGRQNYQHLQEENFHKKMVKIGYLVIYATLFFMTVSGLVIHFYETLGLAKDTAHDIKEIHELVYNVLLYFVPLHIIGVFVAENQNEKGILSDMVNGGKQ, via the coding sequence ATGCAGAAATGGAGCCTGAATTTCAGACTTTGGCACTGGATAAATGCTTTGGTGGTCATGGGGCTCATTGGGACAGTACTGTTGCGTAAAAGCTTCCTGAGCTGGCGGACCAACTCTGAAATTATTGTCCAGAAACTCACCGAACAGGGCATCGATATCGTTGCAGAGGAAGCCAAAATAGTCGCCAAAGCCATACGTGCACCTATGTGGGAGTGGCATATCATTCTTGGGTATGCTCTCGCAGCACTTGTGGTCTGGAGGATCCTTCTATTCTTTACACAGAGCGGCAGGCAGAATTATCAGCATCTTCAAGAGGAGAACTTTCATAAAAAAATGGTCAAGATAGGCTATCTTGTCATCTATGCCACACTTTTTTTCATGACCGTAAGCGGCCTTGTCATCCACTTCTATGAAACACTCGGGCTGGCCAAAGATACAGCACATGACATCAAAGAGATACATGAACTGGTCTACAATGTCCTGCTCTACTTCGTACCGCTTCACATCATCGGTGTATTCGTAGCTGAGAACCAAAATGAAAAAGGCATACTCTCCGACATGGTCAATGGCGGAAAACAATAG